The genomic DNA CTCACATAAGAGATCCTCATCTTTCCATGTCCAAAATTTTCCAAAGCTGACTTTCTAAACTTTTGGATTAAACATAGAATAGATTCAAAAATCTGCTTCATTCTTTCATCTGCGCAGAGAATAGAGATTTTCCTAAAGCGTAAGTGAGATAAAGGAGATTTCTAAGAGTAGGCCCATTTTTTGTGAGCATTTTAACCtagcagaaaatgtttgttctgATCTCATGACAACAGGGCATTTTAACCACCAAGCCTGAAGAGAGGACACAAGGCTCAGacatttcacagctgaaaagatccagatctctctctttcctttgcCATGAGCATGTACCTTTCAACTCTCCCCCCAATAACTCAGTTTACTGGAAATAAGCAATCTGGCAACTTTTCTTCTAAGGCCCTACTGGTGCTACCTGACAGGCATAACGACTGCCTTGCTCTGTACTGACCCCCTATGGCCAGCAAACAGGCGGGATACATTAATTTcaaaggggatttttttgcttctcctgGGCTTACGACCCCCATAACAATTCTTAGAGATCAACTTCTTAAAAAGAGGAAGGGACTGCTGGACGGATCTTTGCCAAAGAGCAAGAACTGCCAGAGGCGGAATATCTGCTTCGGGCCCAATAAAAAGGTATCAcgaaagggaaggaaatgaatAAATCCACTTGCAAATCCACTTGTGTACATTTGAAGTGGACTGAAACTAATATAAGTAAAACAGAGACAGAATGTCTGTGatagaaataaaaccactttaCTGTTTAGAATAAAAGGACACTATAAAAAGTGAACATTATGCAACATTACCTTAAAAGACAATATACATTCACTgaatataaaatttataaataaCATGGAGGAAAACTGTAAACAGTGCTAGAAAATTTAGCAACAAATACATTCCTTCTGGACAAGATTTTTCACATGGGTTTGGTTCCTTCCCCAAGTTTCCATGACTATCAGGAACAGCGGAGCGGCTCTATGAAGGAAGGACAGTGTcagagagaaggagaagccagtaaagcagcaaaaaaatgtttagtggatttttaagatttttctcaaGACTGGTAGCCCCAAAAGATACTTATtctaaaaaagacaaagaatttTTGCAGTTCCCTAAATTTTGTTCTGCCCTTTAAGCTACAAAAGACATTATAAGCAATACATACTTTCAGAGACATCTGAAAGAACGGAAACTTGTTCCCATGGAGGCCTTTACTTCAAACAGTCCttactgcaaaaaaaccaaaacggCATGTTTCCCATCACCGTGAGGTAGCATTTCACTCCAGCCAAGTAAAAATGGGATATGGTGATATATTTAGGTTTTGGAATAGTCCTAATCTTAAGGACCATGTAAGTCTTCAAAACATGGGAAATTTAGACCCAAAATGGCAGGTTCGTCCCATACAGGGGAGGCGGAAGCCTCCCACCAGAGGACTTTATTCACGGTACTACATGCACAGATCTCCTGCTCTCTACACCCTCCACTGtggaaaaggcaaattaaatcCAGTCTCTCCCAAACcttcaatatatttttcatatctTTTGTAATCCTGAAGGGGAAAACACTGTCAAGCAAGTAAGGAAAATTGTCTATcaataaaaaaggcaaacagcaaCAGTCTAGAAAGGAactatgcattttaaaaaatactttcaatcATGTTGGTATATTTAATGCACGGAGAGGAAAGCCCTTATCCTGTACATGCCTAAAGATCATGCTCACAGGACTCATGTCATTGACAGTTCCCCTTTAACCTTAGGCCATGGGATGAAGCAAGGAGCATGTCAGAGGTGACAGGAAGATATTTGTGCTGGTGTAAGCCATTGTATGCTCCACAGCCTAACGTTTTGGGGAGAACTTCACGCCTGCCTCCTCACATCTCCATGCCTGGTGTTCTCACACATTGCACAGCCTGAGAGTTTTGTCCATTGGCAGGCAGAAGTGAATTAGCAGGACAGAAGAGAGCAGACAGAAAGGAAGTGTTCGAATCCGATTTAGAGCCTGTTCAATCCATTTAATGGCTCCCTCCCACTTCAAGGGAGCCTTCAGTCAGGTTCTTAATGCAAGCGCAAGTTAGAGCTTAGCCCAAGAAAGACACGTCCCTGATAGCCcgcacagaaacaaaattaagaagCCTCccaaaagaaatgtatttttactggattcttccccctccttttggctccacatttttaaaagccataaCAACTGTTTCTTTACACAGCAAGAGGTAAGATTTGCTACCAAACCCCCACCCCTGCCAGTCTAGCTGTCTGcatctcagaaatattttaccGTCTGCAATATAAAATGggaaaatgcttcattttgtgGTAATGCGGCGgctgttttgttgtttacaAAGCACATAGCTACATTATATCCTACTTAGGGACACAAGTCCTCATAGCATtagaatgcaaatattttcacaataGTTTGAGTGCAATACTGTGATGTCTCAGCTAGCTAAATGAATCAGTGACAGGTAAAATATGCAGAGCTACAGTTTCATGAAAATTCAAATCGACACTTCACTGCATCGAGGGGCGTTTTCATTTAGCCTTCCAAAGCCGTGAAAAGTGGCTTTAGCTTAAGGAGACGTCAGCTTTGCGATGTCGCCTTGAGCATGAGGAGGGCCGTCTCCAGCCTTGCTGGCTCCACGCGATGCAGACAGGGAGGGCGGCGAGGcctgctcctccctccctcaGTGACCCGCAGAGATTCTGCCAGCGGTTGCACGGCTCGAACAGAGACCGCTCCACCGCGTCCAAAGCCCAACCCCGTACTCTGCCAAAAGGGGCGACCCACCACCCGATCCTGTGATGGGTGCTGTGAAGCACTCTACTCTCCCTCTCATCTCCAACCTGTAATTGAGGAGCTGTCACAGGGAAGAGGACTTTTCAAATATGTTCCAAGCCTGAATCACAGGAAAATCCAACATACTTTCAATATTGtgttggatttctttttttttttttgtgctgcgTTGCCATTcagagcagctgaaagaaaagataCACAGCAGACCTAGACGCCTTTTACATCAACTCTTCGAAAATGCCCTTTAAAGCTCATGTTAAAAATGAAGCTACCAGCTTTCTGCTGCAACAATTCATCTAGTAAATGGGGCATTTCAGGGGACGTAGGTCTGGCAGAGCTCCCGTAGCACACAAGGAACATAAGAACACATCAGGGCCCATCTCAGACACCCTTTCCTTTACATTTGGCAAAGAGGCCCCAAACAACTCTCCAGTAATTGAGGTCACTGACTGTAAAACGCTGTATTACCCCAGGCTGGAATCACTGCAATGCTTCTTCCTGCTGGTGGCAGCTCTGCTTTCTAAGTGGAATGAACTGAAGATATATGGAAACTTAAgataaataattataataatacaAAACCAAAGTTAAGTAAAATCTTCTCCCTGCCCAAGCCCTCCCCATCCAAAACTCAGTCACCCATTTTGTCAGCACCCCTTCTTCACCATcattaaaacttaaaatacttttatttgataagaaaaattatattatagttttcttaataaaaaaaaccaaaatagaaCGAAAAAAAACTTCTCCAGTCAACAGCAAAGCACAAGACAGTAAGGCTCCTCCTCCCGCTTCACTGCAGGACACGGTGTGAGCACACGCACAGAGCTGTGCCTAGAGGGAAACACAGCACTTGACACAGAAGGAATCCTCCGGGCAGCTGAAATTTTACGATCCCAGCCAGCACTTATTAGGAGACCACTCTTCTTCGCATAGCCCCCACGCACACTTCCTTCCACTATATAAACAAATGCAGCTAGTGTAGCTGCAGGGGAGGAACCCCGGCGCAAGGAGGTACAGAGGAAACAATGACTGTAGCAACTACTGCAGATACACGGGAGCTTCAATACCTTAAAAACTCCTCACTGACTCGGAATGtcaatatttctgtcttttaacaCAATCaaaccattctttttttttttttatcttttttttttttttttacaacacaaaaaaattccATGTCCTGTCAAAAATAGCTTATGTCATTACGTGTATATACATCTTAGTTCAGCAAAACACTATTTTggcaatagatttttttttttttttttttcagtaagagCTCTAGCAAGTCTCCCCTTCCCCTCTTCCATGTGATTGGTTTACGGTTGAAAATTTTGCATCTGTTTAGTTTAAGGTGTTCacaagctggttttgctgttgaagCTAAGCTGCAAAAATTTCAGGGGCCAATGCTGCTCAAAACAGGATGGCACAGCACTTCATCAGCTCTACTCTAGGTGGATTTGCCTCCCTGAACACAGGGGATGTggcctttgttttttaaacaacaacaaaagtacaaaatactCTCTCTTTTGTTCTGGGGAAAGCCAGAACTTTAAACGTGCTGTTGCATTTACACTGTGACTGAATTAACTAGGGCAATCAGTCAACAATGCTTTCACCAGATGATGTGGTCAGACACATCAGGTGAATTCTCCCACTGTTGCAGTCAATCACATTGCCAATCTCTCCCAGAGAGGAGGATTTATTTTGGACGTCATTTTTTCCAGAGTTTAGGCTgagtttcttttcagtttgtttcatTAGCTAATCTGTTTAATGAAACCTGTTTTCCTTCAAATTGATTTGTCTACATATTTTCAGCACTTAGTGCATGAGGAGGGGTGACGGGAAGCCAGCACATAGAATACAGTGCCTAACTGGCATActttttagatttttgttttcctaaaaaaataGAGGTTATATTGCTACAGCTAATGATACGTGTAAGAGAGCAAGagctccatcttttttttttttctttttttttttccctcccatttTTCCCTCTGGTGTGCAAAAGTAAGCTCCCAAATGTCATCTGATCAAAATGAGTGGTatcaaaaaatggaaaaggtgATTACAAATTCAGTAAGGTagcacagacttttttttctttttttttccttttctttttttaagtgttcGAAGTGCTAAAATTTGCATGAAAACAGGCACTAATTTCATTGTCATCATCATGATCTGATAAGAGTTAGTGTCCAAAGGAAGATCAGCCACAAGTAAGGGAGAGGGGAGATAAGGAAGGGACAGCATGCTCAGGGGTCTGTGGCATTGATTATCGTTTTGTCTGGATGCGACCATCCTCTATACCAGATGCAATAACCTTCCGCCCTTTGGATGCAGGCATAGTGCTTTGCTTGGTATCCTGAGTGGCCGAAGTTGGAGATCATGTCTGTCCAAATACACTCATTCTTGGAGGTGGCGAAGCAGGGCACATAGTAGCAGGGTCTAATCTGCAATTGTAGAAAGCAATTAGGTAAGGCTACATAGATTAACAATATTATATAAGACATCTTTTTACCACAAACAAGGGATTCAAAATTCAACTCCTTCAAACCTTGCTTATTAACCCAAAATTCAGCCTCGGTTCAGTAAGCATGTGCTTAGCTTCACATACATAGGTAATTCCAAAGCCAAAAGGGTTTTTCAGGTGCAGAAAAGTTGAGCGTGTGTCTATGTTTTTCCAGGCCTTGGGCCATGAGTAAAAATCTTAGTGCTAGTGCTAGGCTGTGAGGTTTAAGCACCCAAGATgtttacacaggaaaaaacctGGACATATCTTGCCAAGCCTCTGGTACCTGATTTCATTCACCTGCAAATGATTCTGTGTGGATTTTGAAAGCCTTCCGAAACTCCAACTAACTCCAACAGGGCACTAAAAGGCATAGACTCCACATTTTTGATTGTCTCTTCTCTACTCTCAACACTAAAGCTGGGCTTTACTTTTCCCCTGTAAAAATTGTTGTCCTCCATTCCTCTTCCTGGCTGTTAACCAGCATCATCTGTATTACCAGTCAGGGGAAAGAGAATTTTAGGGTTTGAATGTCTTAAGGACAGCTAATTAGAGACACACATACCTTGCATCCACAGCCCAGATGATAACGATGATTCAGTGCTTTACGCTGGGACAGAGTCAGCTGGTCCCATTTCTCATACCAGTTGCAGAGACCAGTGTAAACCTTCCCTTCATACACACGGCCTTGAAAACAGAGACATGGTGACAAGTTAGCACTTCTCAGCTCAAGCACTTTTCTTGTTTCCTGAGACTGCTAATGCTCTCAATATGTTTGGCTTCAGTCACTTCTTTTTATTAACTGGTTCAGGAATCTCTGGCCAGCAAGATTACAGCACCTCTCTAAGTTAGGAGTGTTGTGCCAGCTGTAAGCACCAGCAACAATGCACAGGTGATTAATACTGGCATGCTCCTCATCAGCAGAGCAAAACTAAGCAAATCAACACGTTCACCAGAAACAAGACTTGGCAACTTGCACATCCCTATCTCCTTGCACCCCTCCATCTCAGCAGCCTGCATTTCTCCAGCTCATTCCAAAAGGgatcctccatttctgctgcagctgagTAGCAACCAGTTCCCTGTGACAGACATGACAGCTCAGGTATGAACAACAGTCCAACAGCTGTGGACTGTCATACAGTACATTTGTCACGACACGGCTCAGTATAAGAGATACTGCAGGAGAAAGAGGCAAATCTAGAGAGTGAAATGACTCTCAGCATTAAAAAACACTAAACATCAAAATACTGTTGGCCGTCTTAACACTTGGGTAGCCACGTATAGAGCTGTCTACACAGTCGTCCATGGCCTTAGCAGGTGTATGTACAGAACAGAAGAGGTTTTGATTATGAAAAAGTACTCTGCCCTTTACCTGTAATCAGATATTGGTACTTGTTGACCTCCAACTTGACTCCACAAAGGCTCTCAGAGGCTTCTGTGTAGATGTACTGAACATGTGGCATTATCTGGAAGCCCCTATACATCtagagaaacaaatgaaaatgctttaagTCATCTTAGGATGATGATTTTTCACTTAGATTCTTTACAATCTGTGTTCCTAGACGGCAATGGCAAGCAGTGAACCTTTAATTTTTACAAGGGTGAAAGACTAACAGCACAAGCTGGACTCTGATTCCAGTATCCCCACCAAATCTGCTGGTGGAGAATACCCACCTGTTAACAAGCCACTCAAATTTGGCACAGAGACCACTTTTCCCTACCCACATTATTTCCAGTGGCCCTGAGTGAGCAAAGCCATCAACATTGCAAGCTCTGCCAACACcctgaacaatttttttctttatatagcTCGTAATTAGGAAGAAACTAAAATACTTCAAGATTGGAATCTTTCTCCTTCACATGAtttaaacaatttcttctgaactaagagatttttcttttaaacgaTGATCCTATTTTCCAGTGTTGCTGCTGGAAGAGTTTCAAATCTTTGGCACCTGATCCAAGTCATCAAGCCAGAAACCTCCTTCTCAAACACCTAGAATAGGCAACTCCTGCTGACCTCAGCAAGGATTTAAAGTTTCTCTTCATAAATGAATGCAGAAATAGAAATCTGCCCCATCTCTTAAAATTAGCCTGGTACTGGGCAtcataaagaaaatatcatGTATACATAATCCCTCTATCctgcttctcctttttcatAATCTTTCTTAAGTGGATGTCAACATACAGTTGAGTAATTGAAATACGAACCCACAGATATACTGGCAGTTGGATTGTCAGAAATTATGATGTGTCCCTATCTGACCTGACCTTAC from Caloenas nicobarica isolate bCalNic1 chromosome 1, bCalNic1.hap1, whole genome shotgun sequence includes the following:
- the TIMP3 gene encoding metalloproteinase inhibitor 3, whose product is MTAWLSFLAVFLCSWSLRDLVVEACTCVPIHPQDAFCNSDIVIRAKVVGKKLMKDGPFGTMRYTVKQMKMYRGFQIMPHVQYIYTEASESLCGVKLEVNKYQYLITGRVYEGKVYTGLCNWYEKWDQLTLSQRKALNHRYHLGCGCKIRPCYYVPCFATSKNECIWTDMISNFGHSGYQAKHYACIQRAEGYCIWYRGWSHPDKTIINATDP